One genomic segment of Diceros bicornis minor isolate mBicDic1 chromosome 13, mDicBic1.mat.cur, whole genome shotgun sequence includes these proteins:
- the SESN2 gene encoding sestrin-2 isoform X1, with amino-acid sequence MIVADSECRTELKGYLPFARGGGGGPGAEEEQRESRARRGPRGPSAFIPVEEVLREGAGSLEQHLRLEALMSSGRVDNLAVVMGLHPDYLSSFWRLHYLLLHTDGPLASSWRHYIAIMAAARHQCSYLVGSHMAEFLQTGGDPEWLLGLHRAPEKLRKLSEINKLLAHRPWLITKEHIQALLKTGEHSWSLAELIQALVLLTHCHSLASFVFGCGILPEGDPEGSPAPQAPSPPSGQSSPPSGDPLNNSGGFEAARDVEALMERMRQLQESLLRDEGASQEEMESRFELEKSESLLVTPSADILEPSPHPDMLCFVEDPTFGYEDFTRRGAEAPPTFRAQDYTWEDHGYSLIQRLYPEGGQLLDEKFQAAYSLTYNTIAMHSGVDTSMLRRAIWNYIHCVFGIRYDDYDYGEVNQLLERNLKVYIKTVACYPEKTTRRMYNLFWRHFRHSEKVHVNLLLLEARMQAALLYALRAITRYMT; translated from the exons ATGATCGTTGCGGACTCCGAGTGCCGCACGGAGCTTAAAGGCTACCTGCCGTTCgcccggggcggcggcggcggccccggGGCCGAAGAG GAGCAGAGGGAGAGCCGGGCTCGGCGAGGCCCCCGAGGGCCCAGTGCCTTCATCCCAGTGGAGGAG GTCCTTCGGGAGGGAGCTGGGAGCCTGGAGCAGCACCTGCGGCTGGAGGCGCTGATGTCCTCGGGGCGGGTGGACAACCTGGCCGTGGTGATGGGCCTGCACCCCGACTACCTTAGCAGCTTTTGGCGCCTGCACTACTTGCTGCTGCACACAGATGGGCCCCTAGCCAGCTCCTGGCGCCACTACATTGCCATCATG GCTGCCGCCCGCCACCAGTGTTCCTACCTGGTGGGCTCCCACATGGCTGAGTTTCTGCAGACTGGCGGTGACCCCGAGTGGCTGCTTGGCCTCCACCGTGCTCCTGAGAAGCTGCGCAAGCTCAGTGAGATCAACAAGTTGCTGGCACATCGGCCGTGGCTCATCACCAAGGAGCACATCCAG GCCTTGCTGAAGACGGGCGAGCACAGCTGGTCCCTGGCGGAGCTCATCCAGGCACTGGTCCTGCTCACCCACTGCCACTCGCTGGCCTCCTTTGTGTTTGGCTGTGGCATCCTCCCTGAGGGGGACCCGGAGGGCAGCCCTGCCCCCCAGGCACCTTCGCCCCCCAGTGGGCAGAGCAGCCCCCCCAGCGGGGATCCATTGAACAACTCTGGG GGCTTTGAGGCCGCCCGCGACGTGGAAGCTCTGATGGAACGCATGAGGCAGCTGCAGGAGAGCCTCTTGCGGGATGAGGGAGCATCCCAGGAGGAGATGGAGAGCCGCTTTGAGCTGGAGAAGTCGGAGAGTCTGCTGGTGACCCCCTCAG CTGACATCCTGGAGCCCTCTCCACACCCAGACATGCTGTGCTTTGTGGAAGACCCCACTTTCGGATATGAGGACTTCACCCGGCGAGGGGCTGAGGCACCGCCCACCTTCCGCGCCCAG GATTATACCTGGGAGGACCATGGCTATTCGCTGATCCAGCGGCTCTACCCCGAGGGCGGGCAGCTGCTGGATGAGAAGTTCCAGGCAGCCTATAGCCTCACCTACAACACCATTGCGATGCACAGCGGAGTAGACACCTCCATGCTCCGCAGGGCCATCTGGAATTACATCCACTGCGTCTTTGGCATCAG ATATGATGACTATGACTATGGAGAGGTGAACCAGCTCCTGGAGCGGAACCTCAAGGTCTATATCAAGACAGTGGCCTGCTACCCAGAGAAGACCACCCGAAGAATGTACAACCTCTTCTGGAGGCACTTCCGCCACTCAGAGAAG GTCCACGTGAACTTGCTGCTCCTGGAGGCCCGCATGCAAGCCGCCCTGCTCTACGCCCTCCGTGCCATCACTCGCTACATGACCTGA
- the SESN2 gene encoding sestrin-2 isoform X3, translating into MSSGRVDNLAVVMGLHPDYLSSFWRLHYLLLHTDGPLASSWRHYIAIMAAARHQCSYLVGSHMAEFLQTGGDPEWLLGLHRAPEKLRKLSEINKLLAHRPWLITKEHIQALLKTGEHSWSLAELIQALVLLTHCHSLASFVFGCGILPEGDPEGSPAPQAPSPPSGQSSPPSGDPLNNSGGFEAARDVEALMERMRQLQESLLRDEGASQEEMESRFELEKSESLLVTPSADILEPSPHPDMLCFVEDPTFGYEDFTRRGAEAPPTFRAQDYTWEDHGYSLIQRLYPEGGQLLDEKFQAAYSLTYNTIAMHSGVDTSMLRRAIWNYIHCVFGIRYDDYDYGEVNQLLERNLKVYIKTVACYPEKTTRRMYNLFWRHFRHSEKVHVNLLLLEARMQAALLYALRAITRYMT; encoded by the exons ATGTCCTCGGGGCGGGTGGACAACCTGGCCGTGGTGATGGGCCTGCACCCCGACTACCTTAGCAGCTTTTGGCGCCTGCACTACTTGCTGCTGCACACAGATGGGCCCCTAGCCAGCTCCTGGCGCCACTACATTGCCATCATG GCTGCCGCCCGCCACCAGTGTTCCTACCTGGTGGGCTCCCACATGGCTGAGTTTCTGCAGACTGGCGGTGACCCCGAGTGGCTGCTTGGCCTCCACCGTGCTCCTGAGAAGCTGCGCAAGCTCAGTGAGATCAACAAGTTGCTGGCACATCGGCCGTGGCTCATCACCAAGGAGCACATCCAG GCCTTGCTGAAGACGGGCGAGCACAGCTGGTCCCTGGCGGAGCTCATCCAGGCACTGGTCCTGCTCACCCACTGCCACTCGCTGGCCTCCTTTGTGTTTGGCTGTGGCATCCTCCCTGAGGGGGACCCGGAGGGCAGCCCTGCCCCCCAGGCACCTTCGCCCCCCAGTGGGCAGAGCAGCCCCCCCAGCGGGGATCCATTGAACAACTCTGGG GGCTTTGAGGCCGCCCGCGACGTGGAAGCTCTGATGGAACGCATGAGGCAGCTGCAGGAGAGCCTCTTGCGGGATGAGGGAGCATCCCAGGAGGAGATGGAGAGCCGCTTTGAGCTGGAGAAGTCGGAGAGTCTGCTGGTGACCCCCTCAG CTGACATCCTGGAGCCCTCTCCACACCCAGACATGCTGTGCTTTGTGGAAGACCCCACTTTCGGATATGAGGACTTCACCCGGCGAGGGGCTGAGGCACCGCCCACCTTCCGCGCCCAG GATTATACCTGGGAGGACCATGGCTATTCGCTGATCCAGCGGCTCTACCCCGAGGGCGGGCAGCTGCTGGATGAGAAGTTCCAGGCAGCCTATAGCCTCACCTACAACACCATTGCGATGCACAGCGGAGTAGACACCTCCATGCTCCGCAGGGCCATCTGGAATTACATCCACTGCGTCTTTGGCATCAG ATATGATGACTATGACTATGGAGAGGTGAACCAGCTCCTGGAGCGGAACCTCAAGGTCTATATCAAGACAGTGGCCTGCTACCCAGAGAAGACCACCCGAAGAATGTACAACCTCTTCTGGAGGCACTTCCGCCACTCAGAGAAG GTCCACGTGAACTTGCTGCTCCTGGAGGCCCGCATGCAAGCCGCCCTGCTCTACGCCCTCCGTGCCATCACTCGCTACATGACCTGA
- the SESN2 gene encoding sestrin-2 isoform X2: MIVADSECRTELKGYLPFARGGGGGPGAEEEQRESRARRGPRGPSAFIPVEEAAARHQCSYLVGSHMAEFLQTGGDPEWLLGLHRAPEKLRKLSEINKLLAHRPWLITKEHIQALLKTGEHSWSLAELIQALVLLTHCHSLASFVFGCGILPEGDPEGSPAPQAPSPPSGQSSPPSGDPLNNSGGFEAARDVEALMERMRQLQESLLRDEGASQEEMESRFELEKSESLLVTPSADILEPSPHPDMLCFVEDPTFGYEDFTRRGAEAPPTFRAQDYTWEDHGYSLIQRLYPEGGQLLDEKFQAAYSLTYNTIAMHSGVDTSMLRRAIWNYIHCVFGIRYDDYDYGEVNQLLERNLKVYIKTVACYPEKTTRRMYNLFWRHFRHSEKVHVNLLLLEARMQAALLYALRAITRYMT, from the exons ATGATCGTTGCGGACTCCGAGTGCCGCACGGAGCTTAAAGGCTACCTGCCGTTCgcccggggcggcggcggcggccccggGGCCGAAGAG GAGCAGAGGGAGAGCCGGGCTCGGCGAGGCCCCCGAGGGCCCAGTGCCTTCATCCCAGTGGAGGAG GCTGCCGCCCGCCACCAGTGTTCCTACCTGGTGGGCTCCCACATGGCTGAGTTTCTGCAGACTGGCGGTGACCCCGAGTGGCTGCTTGGCCTCCACCGTGCTCCTGAGAAGCTGCGCAAGCTCAGTGAGATCAACAAGTTGCTGGCACATCGGCCGTGGCTCATCACCAAGGAGCACATCCAG GCCTTGCTGAAGACGGGCGAGCACAGCTGGTCCCTGGCGGAGCTCATCCAGGCACTGGTCCTGCTCACCCACTGCCACTCGCTGGCCTCCTTTGTGTTTGGCTGTGGCATCCTCCCTGAGGGGGACCCGGAGGGCAGCCCTGCCCCCCAGGCACCTTCGCCCCCCAGTGGGCAGAGCAGCCCCCCCAGCGGGGATCCATTGAACAACTCTGGG GGCTTTGAGGCCGCCCGCGACGTGGAAGCTCTGATGGAACGCATGAGGCAGCTGCAGGAGAGCCTCTTGCGGGATGAGGGAGCATCCCAGGAGGAGATGGAGAGCCGCTTTGAGCTGGAGAAGTCGGAGAGTCTGCTGGTGACCCCCTCAG CTGACATCCTGGAGCCCTCTCCACACCCAGACATGCTGTGCTTTGTGGAAGACCCCACTTTCGGATATGAGGACTTCACCCGGCGAGGGGCTGAGGCACCGCCCACCTTCCGCGCCCAG GATTATACCTGGGAGGACCATGGCTATTCGCTGATCCAGCGGCTCTACCCCGAGGGCGGGCAGCTGCTGGATGAGAAGTTCCAGGCAGCCTATAGCCTCACCTACAACACCATTGCGATGCACAGCGGAGTAGACACCTCCATGCTCCGCAGGGCCATCTGGAATTACATCCACTGCGTCTTTGGCATCAG ATATGATGACTATGACTATGGAGAGGTGAACCAGCTCCTGGAGCGGAACCTCAAGGTCTATATCAAGACAGTGGCCTGCTACCCAGAGAAGACCACCCGAAGAATGTACAACCTCTTCTGGAGGCACTTCCGCCACTCAGAGAAG GTCCACGTGAACTTGCTGCTCCTGGAGGCCCGCATGCAAGCCGCCCTGCTCTACGCCCTCCGTGCCATCACTCGCTACATGACCTGA